The genome window tggcggTTATTTagctataatatattatattatgtggtTTCCAGGTTTTGAGATGACATTCTGACGTCAAGCTCTTTGACTAACTCCTGTGTATTTTATTTCATCTCTCCCAGGTCTGCGTTCTCTCGGGCTGGGTCCGCGACACCATGGCAAATTATTAAAGGATCCTCTTAAGATCCCTGTAGCAGCTTAACATCAGGCTGTTAATGAAGCAAATGAATGTGATCAATAAAAGTTTAAAAGATAAATCATACGAGTCTCTCTCTTTATGCCTGAGCTGTTAGTTTCCTTCATTATGAGATGGTTTCCAAACCGGGCTTGCAATCTGTGGTTGGAAAGAACTTCTGTCCTGAGCTCTGATCCTTTCAGTGGGGACAGTGATTGGGTCACAAAGTTCAAACTGGTTAATATCCACTTCATATCTATTTGAACAGTTTCTTTTTAGTTTCTGGTGACATCAGAGAGAAAAAGGCAACACACAATTACTCTAAAAAATAGATGGATATATTTCCTAAAATGAATCAAGATTGTAGCATGCCGATGCATCCTCAGACTCTATCCTCATCACCGTAGATACTGCAACAAATCCCTTTAGAATTATTGGCTCCAACTGACCTTCTTTTGCCTGACCTCCGGGTCAGGGATCTGGGTCAAACCCTGCATCAATCGGCCAAATGAGCTGTGTTGGCCAGATACAGAGTCCAGTTGAATGGCATCGTTGGAGGTTACCTCTTTGAATGAAAACCCATTCACATCAGCTTTAGATCAGGCATGGTGGAGTTATGGTTGATATCCAGAGAGCTGTCCTGACAATAAACTGTTGGTTGAGTCATCCTGAGACTAATCCATAGCATGATGGTGGGAAACACAGGAATGGCGTCCCACTGAGAAGATTACACCACATTCTCCTCAGAGTGGGCCGTTGGTGTGCTGCTGAAAGGCCTTTTAGGTGTAACACAAACTATTCAAAAGCAAGATAATATACCAAAACCATCAATTAGGCTAGGTAGTCGAGGTTAAGGTAATGTCTGCACACGTGTTTGGTGAAGATTTGGAAGTCCAGCAAGCCTGTATGATCCTACCATAGGAATGGCTTGCATTGGTTTGAACACAGTACATTAATGAAAATGTCCTGAAAAATAACTGTATATGATATGCTCAAAAGACAGGGAACCCTGAAAAAGAAGAAGCACTCAAATCCACTAAAAGAGCTGTGTCCTATTGTTCCACTGTCATAACACAAGTCAACGGTTTGTTGTCAGTAGGGCACTTGACTAGGTCAAATGAAGCTATAAAAAATGGCAATTATTTTCTGTTCAAATGTTGatttaagataaaacaattgcAGGGAccaattaaataaaatgtttcaTCCAGATTTTCACTTACACGAGCAAGTCAGAATGAAGGTATTGAAATAACAATGATTTTGTTTCATTCAAGCAGTTATGTATTGATGGTCCCCAAGTGAAAACCCCTCTGGTTCAGATTGGAAACATGTGTATTTCCTGGCTGGTATGATGATGTCATATCATGGTCTCCACAAGTTGATGTAATGATGTTGAAAATATTAAGTCCCGCTCCCATGCAAAATAAATTTCATAACATTTAAACTTGCCTGAAATGAACCGATGAACAGAAAATGGCAATTTACTGGGTTTAAGTATGATTAAAAAAAGGGTGGTTCAATTGATCCAACTGTTGTCTAACTGAGAGCACCATGTGACCATTTAATTACCTCATGGTCAGACAGGACCTTAGTTCTTATATTTACATTaaatcaaattaaaaatgtctatcGAAAAATTCATGAATCCAACAAAACAAATGCTTATATAATGCATGCAATGATATAATTCATTACATAAATTTGGTTTAAACAAGTATTCCAAACTTGATCACTTAACAACACTTAATTTGCTTGTTTAGACTTTACATTTAATCTAGCCATAATTAACTAGTCAAAACAGTACCCAACTAACCTAATTTTTCATGTTTCAAGGATTAAGCAATCTAgttataaaatgtatttgatCTGCTATTAATTAAGTCCATTTAAATCCTTTTTAATGAGACAACAAACTAAACAACAAACTAAATCAACTTTATATGTTTCAAGGATTATAGAAGCCATAtgaactatatatttttttgaatgGTGCATCCCTTTTTATAACGCTTATATGTATGGAAGTTGTATCATAACGACTAATAAATTATGAAGAGATTGTAAAAGTGCCTTTCAATCTAATCTTAAAGTTTATAACCTTTAACTTTTCTGGATTGAAATTGCTCATTAGTACAAGCAGAGCAAACCACACAATGTTATTTTCAGTGCTGGGATATAACCAACTGCTGTGTTCTGGCCAGGACTTACAGGTATCAGCTAATTCGGGGAGCAAATGTTATTATCTTAAAGCAAATGCAGATCATTGGCTCATGACTGACCAATGAGAtggacaggagggtgggggcagaTCTCCAGTTCGTTGGTATAAAAGCTTCAGGTAAATGCTCATACTTCATCAACCTGATCACAAAGCAACCATGAAGTCTCTTATCTTCGTTCTGCTCCTCGGAGCTGTCTGTGAGTTTTCCACACAAACGAAAGGCCTTCGACTACAGCTGCTGTCGTAGGCAGCAGCTGATCTTCAAAAATGATGACCATGAGTGTGTCTCAGCCTGGAttaatgttgtgttttgtgtttccctTCTAGTCGCTGAGGAGGACAAGATCGTCGGAGGGTATGAGTGTACGAGGCACTCCCAGGCCCACCAGGTGTCTCTGAACTCTGGATACCACTTCTGTGGAGGCTCCCTGGTCAGCAAGGACTGGGTGGTGTCTGCTGCTCACTGCTACAAGTCGTGAGTTCAAAACCTTCCAAGGCTGATTCACCGGCTGGGATTTCATTAGGATAGAGCAGACTCTAACTCGAAATTAAAGACAGAAAACCCGAAACAATCACTGCACCAAATCCAGTTTGACATTCTTGCAGTTCATTACCCATGTTCctcacaatctctctcttcAATCTTCTCTaacactttctccctctctctcattccagcCGTATTGAGGTGCGTCTGGGCGAGCACCACATCAGGGTCAACGAGGGAACCGAGcagttcatctcctcctccagcgtcATCCGTCACCCCAACTACAGCTCCTACAACATCAACAACGACATCATGCTGATCAAGCTGAGCAAGCCCGCCACCCTGAACCAGTATGTGCAGACTGTGGCCCTTCCCACCGAATGTGCTGCTGATGGCACCATGTGCACCGTGTCTGGCTGGGGAAACACCATGAGCTCCGGTGAGTAGTTAGTCCGCTGGTCTTGATCCTAGTCTAGGGGGCTGCTGGGATGTTTAAGATGAGAGCAACTTCTTTAAAAAGAATGCCAGAAGGGCAAGTTGGGTGTCACAGCAGCATAATAAGGACAagtcaaaatatatattatcgatagaacacaaacaaaataagaaATGCAAAGAGCAAAGCATATTCTcattctcttcttcctccataTTCTAGTTGATGACGGGGACAAGCTTCAGTGCCTGAACCTGCCCATCCTCTCCCACGCCGACTGTGACAACTCCTACCCTGGCATGATCACCCAGTCCATGTTCTGCGCTGGCTACCTGGAGGGAGGCAAGGACTCCTGCCAGGTACGTTCGTCTGCAGGAGCACAACTCACTGCTCATCTGGCCTTGCTTGGTGCTCGCTGAGGGTTGGGTAAGATGTAAGTGCTCATATCTGTTTGTGTCTTGCAGGGAGACTCCGGTGGCCCCGTGGTGTGCAACGGTGTGCTGCAGGGTGTTGTGTCCTGGGGATACGGATGTGCCGAGAGGGACCAGCCCGGTGTCTACGCCAAGGTACAGAcgcgagggagaggggtggcggTTATTTagctataatatattatattatgtggtTTCCAGGTTTTGAGATGACATTCTGACGTCAAGCTCTTTGACTAACTCCTGTGTATTTTATTTCATCTCTCCCAGGTCTGCGTTCTCTCGGGCTGGGTCCGCGACACCATGGCAAATTATTAAAGGATCCTCTTAAGATCCCTGTAGCAGCTTAACATCAGGCTGTTAATGAAGCAAATGAATGTGATCAATAAAAGTTTAAAAGATAAATCATACGAGTCTCTCTCTTTATGCCTGAGCTGTCAGTTTCCTTCATTATGAGATGGTTTCCAAACCGGGCTTGCAATCTGTGGTTGGAAAGAACTTCTGTTCTGAGCTCTGATCCTTTCAGTGGGGACAGTGATTGGGTCACAAAGTTCAAACTGGTTAATATCCACTTCATATCTATTTGAACAGTTTCTTTTTAGTTTCTGGTGACATCAGAGAGAAAAAGGCAACACACAATTACTCTAAAAAATAGATGGATATATTTCCTAAAATGAATCAAGATTGTAGCATGCCGATGCATCCTCAGACTCTATCCTCATCCCCGTAGATATTGCAACAAATCCCTTTAGAATTATTGGCTCCCACTGACCTTCTTTTGCCTGACCTCCGTGTCAGGGATCTGGGTCAAACCCTGAATCAATCGGCCAAATGAGCTGTGTTGGCCAGATACAGATCCAGTTGAATGGCATCGTTGAAGGTTACCTCTTTGAATGAAAACCCATTCACATCAGTTTTAGATCAGGCATGGTGGAGTTATGGTTGATATCCAGAGAGTTGTCCTGACAATAAACTGTTGATTGAGTCATCCTGAGACAAATCCATAGTATGATGGTTGATGGTTGGAAACACAGGAATGCCGTCCCACTGAGAAGATTACACCACATTCTCCTCAGAGTGGGCCGTTGGTGTGCTGCTGAAAGGCCTTTTAGGTGTAACACAAACGATTCAAAAGCAAGATAATATACCAAAACCATCAATGAGGCTAGGTAGTCTGCATTGGTTTGAGCACAGAAAGGTTAATGACAATGTCCTGAAAAATAACTGTATATGATATGCTCAAAAGACAGGGAACCCTGAAAAAGAAGAAGCGCTCAAATCCACTAAAAGAGCTGTGTCCTATTATTCCACTGTCATAACATAAGTCAACGGTTTGTTGTCAGTAGGGCACTTGACTAGGTCAAATGACGCTATAAAAATGGCAATTATTTTCTGTTCAAATGTTGATGTAAGATAAAACAATTGCAGGGatcaattaaataaaatgtttcaTCCAGATTTTCACTTACACGAGCAAGTCAGAATGAAGGTATTGAAATAAcaatgattttgtttaattcaaGCAGTTATGTATTGATGGTCCCCAAGTGAAAACCCCTCTGGTTCAGATTGGAAACATGTGTATTTCCTGGCTGGTATGATGATGTCATATCATGGTCTCCACAAGTTGATGTAATGATGTTGAAAATATTAAGTCCCGCTCCCATGCAAAATAAATTTCATAACATTTAAACTTGCCTGAAATGAACCGATGAACAGAAAATGGCAATTTACTGGGTTTAAGTATGATTAAAAAAAGGGCGGTTCAATTGATCCAACTGTTGTCTAACTGAGAGCACCATGTGACCATTTAATTACCTCATGGTCAGACAGGACCTTAGTCCTTATATTTACATTaaatcaaattaaaaatgtctatcGAAAAATTCATGAATCCAACAAAACAAATGCttttataatgcatacaatgaTATAATTCATTACTTAAATTTGGTTTAAACAAGTATTCCAAACTTGATCACTTAACAACACTTAATTTGCTTGTTTAGACTTTACATTTAATCTAGCCATAATTAACTAGTCAAAACAGTACCCAACTAACCTAATTTTTCATGTTTCAAGGATTAAGCAATCTAgttataaaatgtatttaatctGCTATTAATTAAGTCCATTTAAATCCTTTTTAATGAGACAACAAACTAAACAACAAACTAAATCAACTTTATATGTTTCAAGGATTATAGAAGCCATAtgaactatatattttttttgaatGGTGCATCCCTTTTTATAACGCTTATATGTATGGAAGTTGTATCATAACGACTAATAAATTATGAAGAGATTGTAAAAGTGTCTTTCAATCTAATCTTACAGTTTATAACCTTTTACTTTTCTGGATTGAAATTGCTCATTAGTACAAGCAGAGCAAACCACACAATGTTATTTTCAGTGCTGGGATATAACCAACTGCTGTGTTCTGGCCAGGACTTACAGGTATCAGCTAATTCGGGGAGCAAATGTTATTATCTTAAAGCAAATGCAGCTCATTGGCTCATGAATGACCAATGAGAtggacaggagggtgggggcagaTCTCCAGTTCGTTGGTATAAAAGCTTCAGGTAAATGCTCATACTTCATCAACCTGATCACAAAGCAACCATGAAGTCTCTTATCTTCGTTCTGCTCCTCGGAGCTGTCTGTGAGTTTCCCACACAAACGAAAGGCCTTTGACTACAGCTGCTGTCGTAGGCACCAGCTGATCTTCAAAAATGATGACCATGAGTGTGTCTCAGCCTGGAttaatgttgtgttttgtgtttccct of Gadus macrocephalus chromosome 11, ASM3116895v1 contains these proteins:
- the LOC132467710 gene encoding trypsin-10-like, with protein sequence MLILHQPDHKATMKSLIFVLLLGAVFAEEDKIVGGYECTRHSQAHQVSLNSGYHFCGGSLVSKDWVVSAAHCYKSRIEVRLGEHHIRVNEGTEQFISSSSVIRHPNYSSYNINNDIMLIKLSKPATLNQYVQTVALPTECAADGTMCTVSGWGNTMSSVDDGDKLQCLNLPILSHADCDNSYPGMITQSMFCAGYLEGGKDSCQGDSGGPVVCNGVLQGVVSWGYGCAERDQPGVYAKVCVLSGWVRDTMANY